In Daphnia magna isolate NIES linkage group LG5, ASM2063170v1.1, whole genome shotgun sequence, the sequence ACATAAAATTTTGATACTTGCAGGTTTGGCACAACATTGTCTTATCAATAGTtgcattttttattgtgaCGTCTCTGCCCATCTTGCTGATGCCATTATTTCAAACCGGGGTCGGAGTTTCTGTTCTCAACTTAGATGGGGTGCGTTGCAcaacaaaatatttatcatagctgtttgtttgtttttttcgttcgaTAAATTTAACTTGATTTGCGCTCCTTAAATTTTTAGTATTCAGTAGGTGGATATCACGATTTTCAAATTGGAGATCAATTGACAGGTGTCAATGGTTGTCGTGTTACAGAGGACAACACTTGGGAACGATGTTTGGCGGCTATTTTACATGCATCTTCGTCGGGTTTCTGTGTTAATAATGCATATCTTTCGAGTGTCGTAGCCAATGATCAATTAGGCTGCTGTAATAACTCAGAATTAAGTCAGTCACATTTGTGTTTCCTTTCATCATCTGATTCAATCTCAAGAAATCGCTACTGTTTGAGAGCAAGGGAAGTTTCAGAATCATCCACAGCTTGGTGTTCCAATCATCAAGATTGCTTTCATAACCAATCATGCCTTAAACCATTATTTCATTCAGAATTAGAAAACGAAACTGATTCCTCGAGGCTAATACTGATCCAGCGAAAGAATGCCGCCTCTATAATTTTTGTAGGCCATCCTGACGAGATTTACCGATCTGTTTCTGTATCAAACTACGTTCCTAGGACATTTATTGGTCCTAAATATGTTAATGTGATATTCCACTTAATGTggtatttgttttctttttctgctggTTTGGCTGTCTTAAATGTTGTTCCTTGCATTTATATGGATGGTCAGTATATTGTGGGAGCACTTACAGAAATGGTATTTGAAGGTTGCGAAAGTGGTTCAATGAAACGGCAAGCTCAACGCGCCCTTATTTTCTCCGGAACTTCTCTTGTTATCGTCAATATTGCGTTTGGTTTGctttcattgtttttgtaaTAATTCAGGTTTGAAAGATTCCTGTATCCTGcattaaaatacatttttcagGGATGGTAAATCCCTGGTTAATGCacgaaaaatatttttaaattttgcgaTCAACTGCTTTTCGGCAGAAGCATAAGTCTGGCGTCTCTGTGTGTTGCGTTTTTTATGATTCCTGAGTTATCCGTCAAAACAAGTGGGCGATTAAGGAACTACGTGTATGACGTGTTTTTCAAATATCGTTGTTTTTAGTTTGTCAGCAGAACGATTATTGCTATTTTGAAATGCCACGATTAACTCGCCGAGACACTGTGCAACTTTTATTATTGGTAAGGATACTCAAGCCAAGTGATTGATGTTTCaggcgtttttgtttttgttttcacaatttttttctagaagaTAATCTCTTCTGTATTGTATCTATATGTGCAGCTGTTGGTTGTACCTTTCCAGTTCTGGTTGTCCCATGAATTCCAACAACCCCATCCAGTACTGCAGGCAGTCATAGAATTTATGGATGGCTGCCAAAATTTTCTTACACTACATAGTCAAAATTGTTGGGAGACTATTATCACATTAGCTGAATATATAACAGGTAAGGACAATATGTcacatgtaatttttttaaagtgatCAATagtttacattttctttcttagtGTTACCACCAGGGTTATCTGGTCAGGGAGACAAACTAGCTGATGAATCTCCAGCAAAAGAAGTCTTGGAATTTAGAAATCTTCAGAACAACATGTTTGCTAGTTCAACTGTACCTCGTTATGTAAGGTCTCCGAAGATACGCTTTCGAATAGGGGATGTTGTTATGCACAAATATAAACAGTTGAGGGGAGTCATTGTTGGATGGGATTATAAAGCCCAAGCTCCCCCTGAATATTTAAAAGAGCTTTATAAAACCAAAGAAGCAGATCAGCCAAACTATTTGATTGCCATTGATACCAGAGATCGCCTTAATCCACAATTCACCTATACACCAGATGAGAATCTAGAACTACTAACAAATGTCCATGTTATTCATCCTAATATAGATGAATATTTTGAATTCTATGATGGCAGTAGATACATCCCAAGGCCTTGGCTTCAAGCAATTTATCCTAAAGATTAATTATTTACCACATGTTAACTTGTAAAATTCCACAAAATCAAGCCTTCTGCTAATTTGACAAATGCTGTGATTTATCTTTTGACATAAAACTGAATATTTGTTTTGCGTAAAACGATTTCCATTAGGGATTTATGTAATGAGTGTCCCCAAAGATGGAAGAATGTTGTGTACTCTATATGCGTCAACGAAGTTAAAGCAGTTTAAGTTTGCTTCATATATTGGCAAGCACATGGGTAGAGAGTAAAACGCGCCAAGTATGATCATTTTGACAACCTCGTCAACAAAAAAGGCTAGATATTCCATATTGCAGTTGTAAGATAGGTATCTATACAGTGTTATACTTTGGTCAAGTCTTTGGTTGTGAATAAAGTTTCAACAAATGCAACAAATAATGTGTCATAACATTTACAGAAGTGCAATGTTTATGAATTCACCGCAGACATGCTTTCTGAAGTTCCCCGTCGTCCCGTTTGCAATCCGTTGTAACTTTGTAGCAGTACAAAGTGGCGCAGAGACTGTGTATTCATCTGTAACAAACTTTCACATTAAATCTTCTAATTTTGTGAAACGGTTTTGATGGATGGTTCTGGCGACCTGGTCTCTGGTACTGGTTCTACCGCTCTATGCGCCTGTTGTATGCCCTTTTCCTATAAGGTTTGGAATGCATAACGCGGCATTGTTCTTATTTGATATTCAAGCCACCGACTACGAAGTAAAAGATTGTGATCCCTGTGTTGTGCCAAGTAGGCCTTGGTTTAACACGCTGACCTTATCACGCGTAATTAGTAAACATATGAATTTTTTCGTGTACTTTGCTGTCGTAGCACTTCTACAATTCGTATGAATTATTTCACATTTTTCACGCAACTCAAGTCCTccctaaaaaaacaacatccCTCAAATGGGAATACGAGAGGAAAATATGACATTTTATGAGGGAGGATTAGAGCTGAGCGAAAATTTTATAATAATTCCCATGAAATAAAAACGGACAACTACAATTAATACACATAAACATAGTTTATAAATAACAATTACACGTAAAAAAGCCGGTGTGTGAAGCAATCCAAGCATCAGTATCAGTAGGGAAAACGGGAAAAACGCCAGAAATGTTTTCAAACGTTCGACGCGCCACCATGGGCAAGATCGAAAATCGAGCATGTCTACCCCGCTGCTTCTAAGCCTTATGGCGCCCATCGCGTTCTTTTATTTCGTGGTCTGTGGTGAAGCAGACAACTTTTGTGAGAGCAGAGAAGAAAAGTGAGACAAGGAACTGTAAGCGGCTGGAAGTGACAGATTGTGAACACAAAGCCAAATAAAATGGAGGATTCGAATTTGGGTGAAACTTTAAAACCTTATTTATCTGCTGTTAGAGTCCCGAAGCCTGGCGATAAAGTTTTCAAGGATGAATGTTTGCTTTCCTTTGACACGCCGGTAAATATGTCAGGTTTGATGCAGTCATGTAGTATACTCCGCTTTTGAATAGTATATGTGTTGATCGTGATATTCgcctgtaattttttttatattttgatcTGCATAGTTAAtaccttttctttgtttattaaaGGAATCTGAGACAGGATTATATGTGTGCTTAAACACATTTCTGGGTTATGGTCGACATTGTATTGatcaacatgtaaacaaaactggaaacaaaatttttcttcacttgaggaaaattaaaaagttGTTGCCGCAAGAGAAAAGTGAATTAGAacctgaaaagaaaataactagGTTGGCTATTGGTATAGAAGGTGGATTTCCCATGGAAAGTGCTACCAAGTATGAGTAtgaagaaagacattctattGCCATATTTCCTGGTCCAATTGAAATCCAACTTCCACACCCTAATCTACCAGTTCAGGTATTTAGCCTTGGTAAGAAATGATTCCTAAAAATGAAggtaattttgttttggtttgttaTAATGTGCAGCTGGAGAATAGTATTCAAGGTATTCTTGCTGCTACAAGTGCTGGGTATTTAGAAGAATTGTCAGCACTTGAATCAACATGGGATGGGGAAAATAGACTGGTGTCAAAATTTGCAGAAAACTTGAATCAATTGCACAATGGTGTTAAAGTTCCGCCAAAAGGCTGG encodes:
- the LOC116923506 gene encoding membrane-bound transcription factor site-2 protease — protein: MEVTNVFGSVILIHIFIYCFDRYLKRNNSQRYLNFLSVTPIQIDFMSLRWTTSLFNKKISNWATRKKKKLCWWYSLGTMITILLCIPSLILLASTAVVSFENIRQHKNEEAILQPVVPGVNLPSTDLPYYLITLLVCTIVHETGHALASVSEQIPLISFGLIVWLVLPAAFVELPTKDVTSLSPWKQLKIYCAGVWHNIVLSIVAFFIVTSLPILLMPLFQTGVGVSVLNLDGYSVGGYHDFQIGDQLTGVNGCRVTEDNTWERCLAAILHASSSGFCVNNAYLSSVVANDQLGCCNNSELSQSHLCFLSSSDSISRNRYCLRAREVSESSTAWCSNHQDCFHNQSCLKPLFHSELENETDSSRLILIQRKNAASIIFVGHPDEIYRSVSVSNYVPRTFIGPKYVNVIFHLMWYLFSFSAGLAVLNVVPCIYMDGQYIVGALTEMVFEGCESGSMKRQAQRALIFSGTSLVIVNIAFGLLSLFL